A stretch of Lachancea thermotolerans CBS 6340 chromosome D complete sequence DNA encodes these proteins:
- the APM2 gene encoding Apm2p (similar to uniprot|P38700 Saccharomyces cerevisiae YHL019C APM2 homologous to the medium chain of mammalian clathrin-associated protein complex Similar to clathrin coat proteins) — protein MSSCVFILDEQLNPLILRNLKSIAHPEWYALYFKRVHPQSRGPVIYSKGIIYIYILRDGLYFVSVSNGGLRFNLMGILAYLNDFHALLVKYLKVNKVDRTGIIDNFNLIYELFDESLDYGIPQLTDYNIIRDSIKIEANVPKVPSNSQADSDEESGPEILQSKENKDKADIHGFRDDEQYINSFVLRTTTQAISWRPKGIYYTKNELFVDIIERQSYLMDFKNSQVRQTFVYGKINCRSYLSGMPIVRVCINKMLKDKDLFLGSSKFHQCVSLESLSSQDYIEFIPPDGDFQLCEYKLKRHINDSPIIKLIDYKINERQKKHRLHLSVTIQPHFKAQNSATALKIHIPTRDLFQNYKIDLTKAPRFKCDHGSVFFNLSDELLLWDAQGIKGGHGETSYSMHVEFALFDEEEHARKLEQIKKSMDPPPLREGAHLEELYAQVKSNKEGKGQFQSNAITAEFEVPYYTSSGLRVEYLKISEENLKYQSFSWVRYKTINDTEYAYQV, from the coding sequence ATGTCATCTTGCGTATTTATACTTGATGAGCAACTCAACCCACTCATACTCCGAAACCTCAAGTCAATAGCTCACCCAGAGTGGTATGCTTTGTATTTCAAGAGGGTGCATCCACAATCACGAGGCCCTGTGATATACTCAAAAGGTATTATATACATTTACATCCTCCGGGATGGATTATACTTTGTGTCCGTGAGCAATGGGGGTCTAAGGTTCAACTTGATGGGAATATTGGCGTACCTGAACGACTTCCACGCCCTCCTGGTGAAATACCTGAAGGTCAATAAAGTTGACCGCACAGGAATCATagacaacttcaacttgatttatgaactttttgatgaaagtCTCGATTATGGTATACCGCAGCTGACTGACTACAACATAATACGTGACTCCATCAAGATTGAGGCCAACGTTCCTAAAGTGCCCTCAAATTCGCAGGCAGACAGTGACGAGGAAAGTGGCCCCGAGATACTCCAATCgaaggaaaacaaagacaaagcCGATATACACGGGTTCCGAGATGATGAGCAGTATATCAATAGCTTTGTTCTTCGCACAACTACACAAGCCATCTCGTGGAGACCCAAAGGGATATACTACACCAAAAATGAACTATTTGTTGACATTATTGAGCGTCAGTCATACCTAAtggatttcaaaaactcgcaGGTTCGTCAAACTTTTGTTTATGGAAAAATAAACTGTCGATCTTACCTTTCCGGCATGCCAATAGTTCGTGTTTGCATCAACAAGATGCTTAAGGATAAAGACCTCTTTTTAGGATCTTCGAAATTTCACCAATGCGTATCATTGGAATCTCTTAGTTCACAAGATTATATCGAATTCATTCCTCCAGATGGTGACTTTCAACTGTGCGAGTACAAACTCAAGCGCCATATAAACGACTCTCCCATTATAAAATTGATAGACTACAAGATTAATGAACGCCAAAAAAAGCATAGGCTGCATCTTTCGGTAACGATTCAACCACATTTCAAGGCGCAAAACTCGGCGACTGCTTTGAAAATTCACATTCCCACACGAgaccttttccaaaattatAAAATTGATTTGACGAAGGCTCCAAGGTTCAAATGCGATCATGGCTCAGTATTCTTCAATCTGTCCGATGAGTTGCTTTTATGGGATGCTCAAGGCATCAAGGGAGGACACGGAGAAACCAGTTATTCAATGCATGTCGAGTTTGCCTTGTTTGACGAGGAAGAACATGCAAGAAAGCTCGAACAAATCAAGAAGTCGATGGACCCCCCGCCTTTACGAGAAGGCGCCCATTTAGAAGAACTTTATGCCCAAGTTAAAAGTAACAAAGAAGGGAAGGGGCAATTTCAATCAAACGCGATCACCGCTGAATTTGAGGTACCCTATTACACATCCAGCGGCCTTCGAGTCGAGTACCTCAAAATTTCAGAAGAGAATCTGAAATACCAATCATTCTCGTGGGTAAGGTACAAAACAATAAACGATACAGAGTATGCTTACCAGGTCTGA
- the NFU1 gene encoding Nfu1p (similar to uniprot|P32860 Saccharomyces cerevisiae YKL040C) — protein MFVARRIQTVKKSLGCGSQFLHIKSVSTPNENALKFISTDGELLQERGKPSVEIKNTDESLIKHSPLASRLFTQCPGVEALMIGDDFITVNKDEMVHWNQITPSVIDLLTQYLASGREAVTPEFFSVQEQGVGYDVNVPKFEYNEDEQEISDMIDELIQTRIRPAIMDDGGDIQYRGYDPQTGTVYLKLQGACKSCSSSEVTLKHGIESMLKHYIEEVENVVQILDPEEQVALKEFEKLEKKLESTAA, from the coding sequence ATGTTTGTTGCAAGACGTATTCAGACGGTAAAGAAGAGCCTTGGATGTGGCAGCCAATTTTTACACATCAAATCTGTATCCACGCCAAATGAGAACGCATTAAAATTTATCTCCACGGATGGTGAACTTCTGCAGGAAAGAGGCAAGCCGAGTGTCGAGATCAAGAATACAGACGAATCGCTGATAAAACACTCGCCACTTGCGTCGCGCCTCTTCACACAGTGCCCCGGCGTTGAAGCCCTGATGATCGGAGATGACTTTATTACAGTGAACAAAGACGAGATGGTGCACTGGAATCAGATTACCCCCAGTGTGATTGACCTGCTTACACAATACTTGGCATCAGGAAGAGAAGCGGTGACTCCAGAGTTTTTTAGCGTGCAGGAGCAGGGCGTGGGATATGACGTGAACGTTCCCAAGTTTGAGTACAATGAGGACGAACAAGAAATAAGCGACATGATTGACGAACTGATCCAGACGCGGATTAGGCCAGCGATTATGGACGATGGTGGAGATATACAGTATCGAGGCTATGATCCGCAGACAGGTACTGTGTATCTGAAACTGCAGGGCGCTTGCAAGTCCTGTTCGTCCAGCGAGGTAACGCTCAAGCATGGTATCGAGTCGATGCTTAAACATTATATTGAGgaagttgaaaatgttgTTCAGATTCTCGATCCCGAGGAGCAGGTCGCCTTAAAagagttcgagaagcttgaaaaaaaactcgAGTCGACTGCCGCTTGA
- the MCO14 gene encoding 4a-hydroxytetrahydrobiopterin dehydratase (similar to uniprot|P38744 Saccharomyces cerevisiae YHL018W Hypothetical ORF), with amino-acid sequence MYNKVKRVAAFPLSTAEISKHLVKHPKWSYDGLRISRDVAFKDFETTWSFLGQLAMRSHLWGHHPTITTTYNKVNLRLTTHDVNGVSDIDIKLMERIEGYIAGHGEASA; translated from the coding sequence ATGTACAACAAAGTGAAAAGAGTTGCCGCATTTCCGCTGAGTACTGCCGAGATCTCCAAACATCTGGTCAAACACCCTAAATGGAGTTACGATGGCCTCAGAATTTCGCGCGACGTTGCTTTCAAGGATTTTGAGACAACCTGGTCCTTTCTAGGCCAGCTAGCTATGAGAAGCCATTTGTGGGGTCACCATCCAACAATAACTACAACGTATAACAAGGTTAATTTAAGGTTGACTACACATGATGTGAATGGAGTGAGTGATATTGACATAAAGCTGATGGAAAGAATTGAAGGCTATATTGCGGGCCACGGGGAAGCCAGTGCTTGA
- the OPI1 gene encoding transcriptional regulator OPI1 (some similarities with uniprot|P21957 Saccharomyces cerevisiae YHL020C OPI1 Transcriptional regulator of a variety of genes phosphorylation by protein kinase A stimulates Opi1p function in negative regulation of phospholipid biosynthetic genes), with translation MGNVNAKTEYKEEGIPQDIALAVEALRDLRNSHGRGQRDTLLDKVRSNTLINNAVRVYEQSKNQYPKFRKGAEIVERKALIPMVKRLEETSNKWKNRSKRSHEEEEDEEEGSQSDEDYCEQDEYDEESDNFMDRATAVNDEVLLVDERLCRKRTSKRQKISNAIAKSKVNLKGYQLDMSIESKKRLVTCLHLLKLANYQLSNRVGFLQNLVFKEQQLRRGRLRGHDIDSDEEEEFYDASDSIDEQSNVVKMEIVRTVKKVYTLISKFTGNSLPEPARTQVRESLLKLPMNWTSTMNSENLARYTNSKGVSPNGKVLILAKESLGMVHNVMNVVDSTLGKAEEWVKQKQEIKELLKEQFLDSRLREKVKKQMSEEKEI, from the coding sequence ATGGGCAATGTAAATGCTAAGACTGAATACAAAGAGGAGGGTATTCCTCAGGACATCGCGCTCGcagttgaagctttgagaGATTTACGGAATTCACATGGACGGGGGCAGCGCGACACGCTTCTCGATAAAGTTAGGTCGAACACGCTGATCAATAATGCCGTGCGGGTATATGAGCAAAGCAAAAATCAATATCCAAAGTTTCGAAAGGGAGCTGAGATCGTCGAGCGGAAGGCGTTAATACCGATGGTAAAGCGGCTCGAGGAGACCAGTAATAAATGGAAGAATCGGAGCAAGCGTAGCcacgaggaagaagaagacgaggaggaaGGAAGCCAAAGTGACGAAGATTACTGTGAGCAAGACGAATATGACGAGGAATCGGACAATTTTATGGATCGCGCAACAGCTGTAAATGATGAGGTTTTGCTGGTGGACGAGAGGCTCTGCCGGAAAAGGACTTCGAAAAGACAGAAGATTTCTAATGCCATAGCGAAATCGAAAGTGAATCTGAAAGGTTACCAGCTCGACATGTCGATCGAATCGAAGAAGCGTCTTGTGACATGTTTACATTTGCTGAAACTAGCCAACTATCAGCTATCTAACCGAGTTGGATTTTTGCAAAATTTGGTATTCAAGGAGCAACAACTACGGCGCGGCAGGTTACGCGGCCATGATATCGATAgcgatgaggaagaggagtTTTATGACGCCTCAGACAGTATTGACGAACAGTCAAATGTCGTCAAAATGGAGATCGTGAGAACTGTCAAGAAAGTGTACACCCTGATATCCAAATTTACCGGCAACTCGCTGCCAGAGCCGGCGCGCACCCAAGTGCGAGAGTCGCTGCTGAAGTTACCCATGAACTGGACCTCAACAATGAACTCTGAGAACTTAGCCAGATATACTAATTCGAAAGGCGTGAGCCCGAATGGCAAggttttgattttggctAAAGAGAGCTTGGGCATGGTGCACAACGTTATGAATGTGGTTGATAGCACCCTCGGAAAAGCTGAGGAGTGGGTTAAACAAAAGCAGgagatcaaagagcttttaaAGGAACAGTTCCTTGACAGCAGATTACGTGAAAAGGTTAAGAAACAAATgtctgaagaaaaagaaaTATAG
- the VPS24 gene encoding ESCRT-III subunit protein VPS24 (similar to uniprot|P36095 Saccharomyces cerevisiae YKL041W VPS24 involved in secretion) codes for MDYLKKAIWGPDPKEQHRKIRTLVRRNGRSLDKSLRELNALQSKTQALIKRSAKQNDTRSVRIYARELYQINKQYKRMYTSKAQLQSVGMKIDEAFRMQSLQENMALSAGLMREINSLVRLPYLQSSMMELEKELVKSGLISEMIDDTMEMATEDEDMEEEAEREVKKIVDQYTSSKLDELDDIPADELPGKEEEIVPDDKIDDEADNMLNEMRERLKALQN; via the coding sequence ATGGACTACTTAAAGAAAGCTATTTGGGGACCAGATCCCAAAGAACAACATCGTAAGATCCGCACGCTTGTGAGAAGAAATGGAAGGTCGTTAGATAAATCTTTGAGAGAATTGAACGCACTTCAGAGTAAAACACAGGCCCTAATCAAACGTTCTGCTAAGCAAAATGACACAAGATCAGTACGGATATATGCTCGTGAGCTTTACCAAATCAATAAGCAGTACAAGCGCATGTATACTTCTAAAGCACAACTGCAGTCTGTTGGTATGAAGATTGACGAGGCCTTCAGAATGCAGAGTCTGCAAGAAAATATGGCTCTTTCTGCTGGACTAATGCGCGAGATCAACTCATTGGTGCGCCTACCATACCTGCAATCTTCCATGATGGAGCTCGAGAAGGAACTGGTTAAAAGCGGTCTTATCAGTGAGATGATTGATGATACCATGGAAATGGCAACAGAGGACGAAGACATGGAAGAGGAGGCGGAACGAGAAGTCAAGAAAATTGTAGATCAGTACACCTCCTCTAAGCTGGACGAGCTCGACGACATCCCTGCCGACGAATTACCAGGAAAGGAAGAGGAGATTGTGCCGGACGACAAGATTGACGACGAAGCCGATAACATGCTGAACGAAATGCGGGAGCGCCTTAAAGCGTTACAAAACTAG
- a CDS encoding uncharacterized protein (similar to uniprot|P32857 Saccharomyces cerevisiae YKL039W PTM1 Putative membrane protein), producing MIAQGPFLVLAILANFAFGNRESLDGYRQVCSGMYSKEDWGGKVDPFISFNLKEISGDEGVSVAVLDFQDYEHLGIKSGERTFYICSDTAIEKGLCTEEHKNEYLFEEMIFDSETGENKTLAASIQTFYQTESGLHNPKYFVKSTGYYCVITHTENSNADFDAVVNFRNAFGQLPAAEINNLPLYGLLAIFYVVAMALYSFAFWKHKNEILPVQKYLLAFFAFLTVEQIFIWAYYDIKNEKGNTAGTKVYMVFVSILSAGKTSFSFFLLLVIALGYGVVYPKLNKKLMRRCQIFAGLNFSFSVAYMIQNYLTNPESVTLLPLITLVPAAITILGFYFWILKSMTETLRYLQEQRQVVKLKMYRRLLSTIYFSLFVLFAGIVVTSFVFIGMNSIEMVEQHWRTRFIVDFWPSLVYYFVFITVAFIWRPTDTSYMLACSQQLPTDPENVADFDLDDLQSLEEPSNHIDDDLNFSDDEDHQQGRNSPRQNK from the coding sequence ATGATTGCGCAAGGACCGTTTCTGGTACTGGCAATTCTTGCCAATTTCGCATTTGGTAACCGAGAAAGCCTCGATGGCTACCGACAGGTTTGCAGTGGGATGTACTCCAAGGAAGACTGGGGTGGAAAAGTAGACCCTTTCATTTCATTCAATCTTAAGGAAATTTCGGGGGATGAGGGTGTCAGCGTAGCCGTCCTTGATTTTCAGGACTACGAGCACCTTGGAATCAAGAGCGGGGAGAGAACGTTTTACATTTGCAGCGACACGGCGATCGAAAAAGGGCTGTGCACTGAGGAACATAAAAATGAGTATCTGTTTGAGGAAATGATATTTGACAGCGAGACAggcgaaaacaaaacactGGCTGCTTCCATACAAACGTTTTACCAAACCGAAAGTGGTTTGCACAATCCCAAATATTTTGTAAAGTCTACCGGCTATTACTGCGTGATCACCCATACCGAGAACAGCAACGCTGATTTCGATGCGGTGGTCAACTTCAGAAATGCTTTTGGTCAATTACCTGCTGCTGAAATCAATAACCTCCCTCTTTACGGATTGCTGGCTATCTTCTACGTTGTGGCTATGGCGCTCTACAGCTTCGCGTTCTGGAAGCACAAGAACGAAATTTTACCTGTTCAAAAGTATCTGCTGGCCTTCTTTGCATTTTTGACTGTGGAGCAGATTTTCATTTGGGCCTACTATGATatcaaaaacgagaaaGGCAACACAGCAGGCACCAAGGTTTACATGGTTTTTGTATCCATACTGAGTGCTGgcaaaacttctttcagcttctttctgctgctggtaATCGCTCTGGGTTACGGTGTGGTCTACCCAAAGCTGAATAAAAAGCTCATGAGGCGGTGCCAGATTTTCGCGGGGCTGAATTTTTCTTTCAGTGTCGCCTATATGATTCAAAACTACCTGACCAACCCAGAGTCCGTCACATTACTGCCTCTGATCACACTCGTTCCCGCAGCTATCACAATACTTGGCTTTTACTTCtggattttgaaatctATGACCGAAACTTTGCGCTACCTACAGGAACAAAGACAAGTCGTGAAACTTAAAATGTACAGAAGGTTGCTGTCTACAATTTACTTTTCATTGTTTGTCTTGTTCGCTGGTATCGTCGTCACATCTTTTGTGTTTATCGGTATGAATTCGATTGAAATGGTCGAACAGCATTGGAGAACGAGATTTATTGTTGACTTCTGGCCCTCTTTAGTCTActattttgttttcatcacGGTAGCATTTATCTGGAGGCCAACAGACACATCCTACATGCTCGCTTGCTCGCAGCAGTTGCCCACCGATCCAGAAAACGTCGCAGATTTCGACTTGGATGATCTTCAATCTTTGGAGGAACCCTCAAACCACATCGACGACGACCTCAATTTCTCAGACGATGAAGACCATCAACAGGGAAGGAATTCACCTAGACAGAACAAGTAG
- a CDS encoding KLTH0D07524p (conserved hypothetical protein), whose protein sequence is MAWRLRLNGLGKRLSSNWSRLSEIYAKAGDKVPDKLPLLKNEANHKIRCGVILQSLKSQRQSAFLSALLSDVYSNDQYWHDQFSQRYSKRGPKLIRYGASLEVHRLDNSSTLYTLPSPWLQKHDIELLEMDEVSPANDGCHIYLGLGKALPAMVWTTLSISDTDSESPMGTREVNCKKALAGMRKLIQSKSNVTEYLKDLESSNFLYITQLLESQLCDKNHIMERLKHAVIKNIYETDTSISKYSQHLTEKKTIDGEIDNWAYKAHSALQSQLKPRLKQFVHGQLSVYKLHTYSESQLELKLREMCDLSRTSDLTEKINHIRGRLNLPLSSPPVWDMNRLHQRANAMHKVINKFIYQQFFKFQLPLILCSVLGVLSGQFSAYSMGSLAALGLVLGVNRTMHQWSAILQRFQTEVLEEKRLEIEVARGEIQTESNIKAENESRILRSKVEILEKLSK, encoded by the coding sequence ATGGCTTGGCGATTAAGGTTGAATGGCCTTGGCAAGAGGTTGAGCAGCAATTGGTCGCGGCTTTCTGAGATCTATGCAAAGGCAGGGGATAAGGTGCCCGATAAGCTTccacttttgaaaaatgaagctAATCACAAAATAAGGTGCGGAGTGATTCTGCAGTCGTTAAAGTCACAGCGACAATCTGCGTTCTTGAGCGCACTTCTTTCGGACGTCTATAGTAACGACCAGTACTGGCATGACCAGTTTTCTCAACGATACTCAAAACGTGGCCCTAAACTGATCCGATACGGAGCATCGCTAGAAGTTCACAGACTGGACAATTCAAGCACTCTGTATACCCTCCCCTCGCCTTGGCTACAGAAACATGATATCGAATTGTTGGAGATGGATGAAGTGAGCCCGGCTAATGATGGGTGCCACATTTACTTGGGTTTAGGAAAGGCCCTTCCGGCCATGGTCTGGACGACGCTATCCATAAGCGACACGGACTCAGAATCACCCATGGGAACACGCGAGGTCAACTGCAAAAAAGCGCTAGCTGGCATGCGAAAGCTCATTCAAAGCAAGTCCAATGTCACCGAATATTTGAAAGACCTCGAATCTTCTAACTTCCTTTACATTACACAGCTGCTTGAATCGCAGCTTTGTGACAAGAATCACATAATGGAGCGCCTTAAGCATGCTGTGATCAAAAATATCTATGAGACTGACACTTCTATTTCTAAGTATTCTCAACACCTCaccgaaaaaaaaaccatcGATGGAGAAATTGACAATTGGGCGTATAAGGCACATTCGGCTCTTCAATCCCAACTCAAGCCGCGCTTGAAGCAGTTTGTGCACGGCCAGCTCTCTGTCTATAAGCTCCACACATATTCTGAAAGCCAGCTAGAATTAAAACTAAGGGAAATGTGTGATTTATCAAGGACTTCCGATCTGACGGAAAAAATCAATCATATTCGGGGAAGACTGAATCTCCCTTTGTCTTCGCCTCCGGTATGGGACATGAATCGCTTGCACCAAAGGGCCAATGCGATGCATAAGGTGATTAATAAGTTCATTTATCAgcaatttttcaagtttcaaCTTCCGTTGATTCTTTGTTCGGTCTTAGGTGTCTTATCTGGTCAATTCAGTGCATACTCAATGGGCTCTTTGGCTGCTTTGGGACTTGTCCTTGGGGTGAACCGTACGATGCACCAATGGTCAGCAATTTTGCAGCGTTTCCAGACCGAAGTACTAGAGGAAAAGAGGCTTGAAATCGAAGTGGCCCGTGGAGAAATACAAACTGAGTCGAATATCAAAGCTGAGAATGAAAGCCGGATTCTTCGGAGTAAGGTTGAAATTCTCGAAAAGCTGAGTAAGTAA